The Fodinibius saliphilus genome has a segment encoding these proteins:
- a CDS encoding DUF5996 family protein, with translation MEMEPFPALPLDEWKETKQTLHLYVQIVGKIRMELTPHQNHWWHVPLYVNTRGLGTSTIPYKDHHFEINFDFIDHQLTVTTSQGEQEQFELYDGLSVSEFYQKLFGIFDQLDIDVDILAKPYDQPFDTPFPEDKEHNRYDKKYVERYWKILSHLVRLFQLFNRDFKGKVCPVQLYWHSFDLAVTRFSGDEAPPMPEAGHVDQEAYSHEVISFGFWAGDENIPNAALYSYTFPAPEDLDSAPLEPDESFWTEQRGSPMALLMYEDVRNADDPEQAVLNFLRSSWEAGVEKAGWDTSNLIKSK, from the coding sequence ATGGAAATGGAACCTTTTCCGGCGTTACCGCTTGATGAATGGAAAGAGACCAAGCAAACGCTTCATCTTTATGTACAGATCGTGGGTAAAATCCGGATGGAACTCACACCACATCAAAACCACTGGTGGCATGTTCCCCTTTACGTAAATACACGAGGTCTGGGAACCAGTACCATACCTTATAAAGATCATCATTTTGAAATTAATTTTGACTTTATTGATCACCAGCTGACGGTTACGACAAGCCAAGGTGAGCAGGAACAGTTTGAACTTTACGATGGACTATCAGTTTCAGAATTTTATCAAAAGCTGTTTGGTATTTTCGACCAGTTAGATATTGATGTAGATATTCTTGCAAAACCTTATGATCAGCCTTTTGATACTCCTTTTCCAGAAGACAAGGAGCATAATCGATACGACAAAAAGTATGTGGAGCGGTACTGGAAAATCCTGTCGCATCTGGTTCGTCTTTTCCAGCTTTTTAACCGTGATTTTAAGGGCAAGGTTTGTCCAGTACAATTATACTGGCATAGCTTTGACTTGGCGGTAACCCGATTCTCTGGTGATGAGGCGCCGCCGATGCCAGAAGCTGGCCATGTGGACCAAGAGGCGTACAGTCATGAAGTAATAAGTTTTGGGTTCTGGGCCGGTGATGAAAATATTCCGAATGCCGCACTGTATTCCTACACCTTTCCGGCTCCCGAAGATCTCGACAGTGCACCACTAGAGCCTGACGAATCTTTCTGGACCGAACAACGTGGAAGCCCGATGGCATTATTGATGTACGAGGATGTCAGAAACGCTGATGACCCGGAGCAGGCTGTGTTGAACTTTCTGAGAAGTTCATGGGAAGCAGGTGTTGAAAAAGCAGGATGGGATACAAGCAATTTAATTAAATCAAAATAG
- a CDS encoding Crp/Fnr family transcriptional regulator: MSYEFTRYLKESAGITEKQLEQLQQRINTKFVEENEILLQKGQVCKQFFYVEKGLLRFYSVDRKGKENILEFAPEKWLVVDRASFYFDEPSEFYIDAIEPTKVAVLDEEFINIASEISPQFRKHNERILQNHIRHLQNRIDRLIGKNAKDRYLNFLNKYSDLTLRVPQWMIASFLGITPESLSRVRKELSNK; this comes from the coding sequence ATGAGTTACGAGTTTACAAGATATCTTAAAGAAAGCGCGGGAATAACGGAAAAACAGTTGGAACAGCTTCAGCAAAGAATAAACACGAAATTTGTTGAAGAAAATGAAATACTGTTACAGAAAGGACAGGTATGTAAACAGTTCTTTTATGTAGAAAAAGGACTCTTGCGCTTTTACTCTGTCGATAGAAAGGGCAAAGAAAATATCCTGGAATTTGCCCCTGAAAAGTGGCTGGTTGTTGACAGGGCAAGTTTTTACTTTGATGAGCCTTCCGAATTTTATATTGATGCGATTGAGCCAACCAAGGTAGCTGTATTGGATGAAGAATTCATTAACATAGCTTCTGAGATAAGTCCTCAATTTAGAAAGCATAATGAACGGATTCTTCAAAATCATATACGCCACTTACAAAATAGGATAGACCGTTTAATTGGGAAAAACGCGAAGGATAGATATTTAAATTTTCTCAATAAATATTCGGATTTAACGCTCCGAGTTCCCCAATGGATGATCGCTTCTTTTTTAGGGATTACACCAGAGAGTTTAAGTAGGGTAAGAAAAGAACTATCAAATAAGTAA